Proteins found in one Agarivorans sp. Alg241-V36 genomic segment:
- a CDS encoding DUF3369 domain-containing protein, producing the protein MSDFLFIDDIDEPSEEVTKPTWKLLVIDDEAEIHSVTRLVLSDVEIDGYKLEFLSAYSAEEAQRMFEEHNDIAIALVDVVMETDHAGLELVRWIRETKENHATRLILRTGQPGQAPEESVIKDYDINDYKSKTELTATKLKTITYSAIRSYRDILFIERHRQGLIKVIESTSLVLKSKTLYHFGSAVLKQLVELFQLESSAMYITTLTEDVLRHQSFNVLAATGDFVTNEHNEYNFDQSKIPEEVKQLLKRALDEKKTLVTDNCYVGFYPTDSRSVSLLYVQHENPLDDIEKGLLEVFATNIALTFENLTIKEEIQDTQKELIFIIGDAIEQRSKETGSHVKRVSLICELMAKKLDFDPEFVEAFKHAAPLHDLGKIAIPESILHKPGKLDAEEWKIMQTHAQVGYDLLADSNKIIARLGAEISLCHHEKWDGSGYPRQLAGEDIPLVGRIMAITDVFDALGSKRSYKEPWSNDEIKQFISEQKGKHFDPQLVDILVNDFDEFLEIRNAYPD; encoded by the coding sequence ATGAGTGACTTTCTTTTCATCGATGATATCGACGAGCCTTCAGAAGAAGTTACCAAACCAACATGGAAGTTACTGGTCATTGATGACGAAGCAGAAATTCATTCTGTAACACGATTAGTATTATCTGATGTGGAAATTGATGGTTACAAGCTCGAGTTTTTGTCGGCCTACAGTGCTGAAGAAGCACAACGTATGTTCGAAGAGCATAACGATATTGCCATCGCACTCGTAGACGTAGTCATGGAAACCGACCATGCTGGTTTAGAACTAGTTAGGTGGATTAGAGAAACCAAAGAAAATCATGCAACCCGCTTAATTTTGCGAACCGGCCAACCAGGGCAGGCTCCCGAAGAATCGGTCATTAAAGACTACGATATTAATGATTACAAAAGTAAAACCGAGTTAACCGCCACTAAGCTTAAAACCATTACCTATTCTGCTATTCGCTCTTACCGAGATATCTTGTTTATTGAGCGCCACCGTCAAGGCTTGATAAAGGTTATTGAGTCCACATCTTTGGTGCTTAAAAGTAAAACCTTGTATCACTTTGGCTCTGCGGTGCTAAAACAATTGGTTGAGCTGTTTCAGCTTGAAAGCTCGGCTATGTACATCACAACACTTACCGAAGATGTGCTTCGTCATCAGTCTTTTAATGTGCTTGCTGCTACCGGTGATTTTGTTACCAACGAGCATAACGAATACAACTTTGACCAAAGTAAAATCCCGGAAGAAGTAAAACAGTTACTAAAACGTGCTCTAGATGAAAAGAAAACACTAGTGACAGATAACTGTTACGTAGGCTTTTACCCAACTGATAGTCGAAGTGTGAGCTTGTTGTACGTACAACACGAGAATCCTCTAGATGATATCGAAAAAGGTTTACTTGAGGTATTCGCCACCAATATTGCCCTCACTTTTGAAAATCTCACCATTAAAGAAGAAATTCAAGATACTCAAAAAGAGCTGATATTCATTATTGGTGACGCTATTGAGCAGCGCAGTAAAGAAACCGGTTCTCATGTAAAACGGGTATCGTTGATTTGTGAGTTAATGGCCAAAAAACTCGATTTCGATCCAGAGTTTGTAGAAGCGTTTAAACACGCAGCGCCGTTACACGACTTAGGTAAAATTGCTATCCCAGAGTCTATTTTGCATAAGCCTGGTAAGTTAGATGCCGAAGAATGGAAAATTATGCAAACCCACGCGCAAGTGGGTTATGACCTATTGGCTGATTCAAATAAAATTATTGCCCGCTTAGGCGCAGAGATTTCATTGTGTCACCATGAAAAATGGGATGGCAGCGGTTACCCTCGTCAACTTGCTGGAGAAGATATACCACTTGTTGGGCGAATCATGGCTATTACCGATGTATTTGATGCCCTAGGCTCTAAACGTTCTTATAAAGAGCCGTGGAGCAATGACGAGATCAAACAATTCATTAGCGAACAAAAAGGCAAGCATTTCGATCCGCAACTGGTTGATATTCTTGTCAATGACTTTGATGAATTCCTAGAAATAAGAAACGCTTACCCAGACTAA
- the nrdG gene encoding anaerobic ribonucleoside-triphosphate reductase-activating protein codes for MNYLSYHSVDVVNGQGTRCTLFVAGCEHQCRGCYNQKSWRCDAGHAYTAELEQQIINDLNDTRIRRKGLSLSGGDPLHPNNLDAVQRLVERVKTECAGKDIWMWTGYRLEELSQQQQAIVKQVDTLIDGKFEQELADPKLQWRGSSNQIIHCQPLQ; via the coding sequence ATGAATTATTTGAGTTACCATTCGGTAGATGTGGTGAACGGACAAGGTACACGCTGTACCTTGTTTGTTGCTGGCTGTGAGCACCAATGTCGCGGTTGCTATAACCAAAAGTCATGGCGTTGCGATGCGGGTCACGCTTACACCGCAGAGTTAGAGCAACAGATCATCAATGATTTAAACGACACAAGGATTCGCCGAAAGGGGCTTAGCTTAAGTGGCGGCGACCCGCTGCATCCTAATAATTTAGATGCTGTACAACGCCTAGTCGAGCGGGTAAAAACAGAGTGTGCTGGTAAAGATATTTGGATGTGGACCGGGTATCGCCTAGAAGAACTAAGCCAGCAACAACAGGCCATCGTTAAACAAGTAGATACCTTAATAGATGGAAAATTTGAGCAAGAACTGGCTGATCCAAAATTACAATGGCGTGGCAGTAGCAATCAAATCATCCACTGCCAACCCCTTCAGTAA
- a CDS encoding YaeQ family protein — MALKPTIYKLRISLSDLNRNYYDTINLTIAQHPSETLERMMARTMAYCLNAEADLEFTKGLSEVEQPDIWQKSLEGDTLLWIDVGEPTPERIKKATRLAKQAKVYSFNSKSDTWWQQTENKIKLLDAEVWQFSWEEMVTLASFTQRTMDMSVTVTEESAYVTSDDNEIEIHWKSLK, encoded by the coding sequence TTGGCACTTAAACCTACAATCTATAAATTGCGCATTTCCTTATCAGATTTAAACCGCAATTATTACGACACTATCAACCTCACTATTGCTCAGCATCCATCTGAAACCCTAGAGCGAATGATGGCGCGCACTATGGCTTATTGTTTAAATGCTGAAGCAGATCTAGAGTTCACCAAAGGGCTTAGCGAAGTAGAGCAACCCGACATATGGCAAAAATCTCTAGAAGGCGACACCTTGCTGTGGATAGATGTAGGTGAGCCAACACCAGAGCGAATTAAAAAAGCAACAAGGTTGGCGAAACAAGCGAAGGTATACAGTTTTAATTCAAAATCAGACACTTGGTGGCAACAAACAGAGAATAAAATCAAGCTGTTGGACGCAGAAGTGTGGCAGTTTAGCTGGGAAGAAATGGTTACATTAGCCAGCTTCACTCAACGCACCATGGATATGTCAGTCACGGTTACCGAAGAATCTGCCTATGTAACCAGTGACGACAATGAAATAGAGATCCACTGGAAGAGCTTAAAGTAA
- the tpiA gene encoding triose-phosphate isomerase yields the protein MRTPLVMGNWKLNGTKDSVTALVNGLIEPAKAATNVQTAICPPVVFLGQVEALVGDAPIAYGAQDASVNTSGAFTGENSPVMLKEFGCTYNLVGHSERRQYHNETDAVVAAKFKAIQENQLVPVLCIGETLEENEAGKTEAVVETQLKAVIDLCGVEALENAVIAYEPVWAIGTGKSATSEQAQAIHAHIRGWLAAQSATVAEKVQILYGGSVKAATAKELFSQADIDGALVGGASLMAEEFGAIIAAAN from the coding sequence ATGAGAACACCTCTAGTAATGGGTAACTGGAAACTAAACGGTACTAAAGATTCTGTTACCGCATTAGTAAATGGCTTAATCGAACCAGCTAAAGCAGCTACTAACGTGCAAACAGCAATTTGCCCGCCAGTAGTATTCTTAGGTCAAGTTGAAGCCTTAGTGGGTGATGCTCCTATTGCTTACGGTGCACAAGATGCAAGCGTAAACACTTCAGGTGCATTTACTGGTGAAAACTCTCCAGTAATGTTGAAAGAATTTGGTTGTACTTACAACCTAGTTGGCCACAGTGAGCGTCGTCAGTACCACAACGAAACTGATGCTGTAGTTGCTGCTAAGTTCAAAGCAATTCAAGAAAACCAACTAGTACCTGTACTATGTATTGGTGAAACTCTAGAAGAGAACGAAGCAGGTAAAACTGAAGCTGTAGTTGAAACTCAACTTAAAGCTGTTATCGATCTTTGTGGTGTTGAAGCATTAGAAAATGCTGTTATCGCATACGAGCCAGTTTGGGCTATCGGTACTGGTAAATCTGCTACTTCAGAGCAAGCTCAAGCTATTCACGCTCACATCCGTGGTTGGTTAGCTGCACAAAGTGCAACTGTTGCTGAAAAAGTTCAAATTCTTTACGGTGGCAGTGTTAAAGCCGCTACAGCTAAAGAACTTTTCTCTCAAGCTGACATTGATGGCGCGCTAGTTGGCGGTGCTTCTCTAATGGCTGAAGAGTTTGGCGCGATTATCGCTGCTGCAAACTAA
- a CDS encoding amino acid aminotransferase: protein MFERVSAAPADPILGLTEAFKADERPNKINLGVGIYKNEAGQTPVLATVKIAEKRLLENEATKSYLSIEGNPAYGKEVQKLLFGADSEIVVSQRGFTAQSPGGTGALHNAAEFAYNHLGVRTVWVSNPTWANHGNIFKALGLEVKAYDYYNAETKDLDFDAMLTSLEQVAEGDLVLFHGCCHNPTGIDPTQAQWEQLATLTAAKKALPLFDFAYQGFATGVEEDAAGLRIFAKQIKELLVASSFSKNFGLYNERVGAFTLVAADKEQGATAFSQVKAGIRANYSNPPSHGAAVVTTILQDAELKAQWVAEVAEMRERIKEMRDLFVATLAAKGATGDYSFIQRQNGMFSFSGLSKEQVQTLKEQHGVYIVGSGRISVAGMTKDNMEALCAAIAAVV from the coding sequence ATGTTTGAGCGCGTATCCGCAGCCCCCGCAGATCCAATATTAGGGTTAACAGAAGCTTTTAAAGCTGACGAACGTCCCAACAAAATCAATCTTGGTGTTGGTATTTACAAGAATGAAGCAGGTCAAACCCCAGTTTTAGCTACCGTTAAGATCGCCGAAAAGCGTCTTTTAGAAAACGAAGCTACCAAATCTTACCTTAGCATTGAAGGTAATCCAGCCTACGGCAAAGAAGTTCAAAAATTGCTGTTTGGTGCAGATAGTGAAATCGTAGTTAGCCAACGCGGATTTACCGCTCAATCTCCTGGCGGAACAGGTGCTCTGCATAACGCAGCTGAATTTGCTTACAACCATTTGGGTGTACGCACAGTTTGGGTAAGCAACCCAACTTGGGCTAACCACGGTAACATTTTTAAAGCTCTTGGCTTAGAAGTTAAAGCATACGACTACTACAACGCTGAAACTAAAGATCTCGACTTTGATGCAATGCTGACATCTTTAGAGCAAGTTGCTGAAGGCGACTTGGTATTGTTCCACGGTTGTTGTCATAACCCAACGGGTATTGATCCAACACAAGCGCAATGGGAACAGTTAGCTACCTTAACCGCTGCGAAAAAGGCACTTCCGTTATTTGACTTCGCTTATCAAGGTTTTGCTACTGGTGTAGAAGAAGACGCCGCAGGCCTGCGCATTTTTGCTAAGCAGATTAAAGAGCTACTGGTTGCGAGTTCTTTCTCTAAAAACTTCGGTTTATACAACGAGCGCGTTGGTGCATTTACCTTAGTTGCTGCAGATAAAGAGCAGGGCGCGACAGCCTTTAGCCAAGTTAAAGCCGGTATTCGTGCTAACTATTCAAACCCACCTTCACATGGTGCTGCAGTAGTAACAACTATTCTGCAAGATGCAGAGCTAAAAGCTCAGTGGGTTGCCGAAGTAGCCGAAATGCGTGAGCGTATTAAAGAAATGCGCGACTTGTTTGTAGCAACCTTAGCCGCTAAAGGTGCCACTGGCGATTACAGTTTTATTCAACGTCAAAATGGTATGTTCTCGTTCTCTGGTTTAAGCAAAGAGCAAGTACAAACCTTAAAAGAACAACACGGTGTGTACATCGTAGGTTCTGGCCGTATCAGCGTAGCAGGCATGACTAAAGACAACATGGAAGCGCTTTGTGCAGCTATTGCTGCAGTAGTTTAA
- the uvrB gene encoding excinuclease ABC subunit UvrB — MKKPFDLVSEYKPAGDQPTAISSLIEGLEDGLAHQTLLGVTGSGKTFTVANVIAEQNRPTIVLAPNKTLAAQLYSEMKEFFPNNAVEFFVSYYDYYQPEAYVPTTDTFIEKDASVNSHIEQMRLSATKALLERRDVVLVASVSAIYGLGDPQSYLQMMLHLSVGDMIDQRAILRRLAELQYSRNDAAFQRSTFRVRGDVIDVFPAESDKNAVRIELFDGEVERLSSFDPLTGAEEAVMARVTIFPKTHYVTPRETILNAISSIKEELNERKKQLLDANKLIEEQRISQRTLFDIEMMNELGYCSGIENYSRYLSTRAPGEPPPTLLDYLPADGILIIDESHVTVPQIGAMYKGDRSRKENLVNYGFRLPSALDNRPLKFEEFEQIAPQTIFVSATPSNYELEKTNQEFVEQVVRPTGLLDPEIEVRPVNTQVDDLLSEIRLRTAIDERVLVTTLTKRMAEDLSEYLTEHQVKVRYLHSDIDTVERVEIIRDLRMGVFDVLVGINLLREGLDMPEVSLVAILDADKEGFLRSERSLIQTIGRAARHPQGKAILYGDKITGSMERAIGETNRRREIQHQFNLDNGIVPQKLNKKVVDISNFGKSKVLQAAEPKAKYAALTPEIMLKNIAKLEKQMINHAKELEFEQAAAVRDEINELQEQLVKMS, encoded by the coding sequence GTGAAAAAACCATTTGATCTAGTATCCGAATACAAACCGGCAGGCGATCAGCCAACGGCTATTTCAAGTCTTATAGAAGGCTTAGAAGACGGCCTCGCTCATCAAACTCTGTTAGGGGTTACCGGTTCAGGTAAAACCTTTACTGTTGCAAATGTTATTGCAGAGCAAAATCGACCAACTATTGTCCTTGCGCCTAACAAAACCTTAGCTGCCCAACTATATAGTGAAATGAAGGAATTCTTTCCTAATAACGCAGTAGAGTTTTTTGTTTCTTACTATGACTACTATCAACCAGAAGCATATGTGCCTACAACAGACACCTTTATAGAGAAAGATGCATCTGTTAACTCCCACATCGAGCAAATGCGCTTGTCGGCAACTAAGGCCTTATTAGAGCGACGTGACGTAGTGTTGGTTGCCTCGGTGTCGGCTATATACGGCTTAGGCGATCCTCAGTCTTATCTACAAATGATGTTGCACTTAAGTGTTGGGGACATGATAGACCAACGCGCCATTTTACGTCGCTTAGCCGAATTACAATATTCACGTAACGATGCAGCTTTTCAGCGCTCAACCTTTAGAGTTCGCGGAGATGTTATTGATGTATTCCCCGCTGAGTCAGATAAAAATGCGGTGCGCATTGAGCTATTTGATGGGGAAGTGGAGCGGCTTAGCAGCTTTGATCCGTTAACTGGAGCCGAAGAAGCCGTAATGGCCAGGGTTACAATCTTCCCGAAAACCCACTATGTAACACCTCGTGAAACAATTCTTAATGCTATCTCTTCTATAAAAGAAGAGTTAAACGAGCGCAAGAAACAGTTATTAGATGCAAACAAGTTAATTGAAGAGCAGCGAATATCACAGCGCACCCTATTCGACATAGAAATGATGAATGAGTTAGGGTATTGCTCAGGCATCGAGAACTATTCACGCTACCTGTCTACTCGCGCTCCTGGCGAGCCACCACCAACCTTATTGGACTACTTGCCAGCTGACGGCATTCTTATTATTGACGAGTCTCACGTGACGGTTCCGCAAATAGGTGCGATGTATAAGGGTGACCGTTCACGTAAAGAAAATTTGGTGAATTATGGTTTTCGTTTGCCATCGGCGTTAGACAACAGGCCACTAAAGTTTGAAGAGTTTGAGCAAATTGCACCACAAACAATTTTTGTGTCGGCAACGCCAAGTAATTATGAACTAGAAAAAACCAATCAAGAATTTGTTGAACAAGTTGTTAGGCCCACTGGCTTATTAGACCCAGAGATAGAAGTTCGCCCAGTAAATACTCAGGTCGACGACTTACTCTCTGAGATTCGCTTACGCACCGCCATAGATGAACGCGTGCTGGTAACCACACTCACTAAAAGAATGGCAGAAGACTTGAGTGAGTACCTTACTGAGCATCAGGTAAAAGTGCGCTACTTGCACTCAGATATCGATACCGTAGAACGGGTTGAGATCATCCGAGACTTACGTATGGGAGTATTTGATGTACTAGTCGGCATTAACTTGCTTCGAGAAGGCCTAGACATGCCTGAGGTATCGCTAGTCGCCATTCTGGATGCGGATAAAGAAGGTTTTCTTCGTTCAGAGCGTTCACTCATTCAGACCATTGGTCGTGCAGCCCGACATCCTCAAGGTAAAGCGATTCTTTATGGCGACAAAATTACTGGCTCTATGGAACGAGCGATAGGGGAGACCAACCGTCGTAGAGAGATCCAACACCAGTTTAATCTTGATAACGGGATTGTTCCGCAAAAGCTAAACAAAAAAGTCGTGGATATTAGTAACTTTGGTAAAAGCAAAGTGCTTCAAGCTGCTGAACCTAAAGCTAAGTATGCAGCACTCACACCAGAAATTATGCTGAAGAATATTGCGAAGTTAGAAAAACAAATGATCAATCATGCCAAAGAGCTGGAATTTGAGCAGGCTGCGGCGGTGCGGGATGAAATAAACGAACTACAAGAACAACTAGTGAAAATGAGCTAG
- a CDS encoding EAL domain-containing protein, which translates to MKGLRTFFVVNAFLFIALWIALVGVHVQLFKLDLARENQQINTLLSLQLTEVGQLNQDYLATLRDQHQLSFISTQLAVDNTLALVGATQHWLVDLAEPSKTAMQTIAVDKFQVNFKPSFEFVSDGYLRLYLTIAALCAMGYLLTSLLYIRAMSRVKSKLKKLVNADRLVDEKPVLGAVGELIKDQKQQFTQQIRQQKHAIQQLEKQVALDPLTGQFNRHSFRQKMQEMLKTTPKDTVLFLVRASQLEEINKARGHQAGDDYIRDIAKIIDVNRKDYSSSSLFRLLGAEFALILPKFPASRVSQIAQALKSSLNEYSNGKQMQSAAYTGVTELKSGDSIERVIARADAALAIAQSLSPNGWEIVLEDDETLESSELQWHSTISSLINKSNFRLASQAIQSLHRTMPAYHEVFIRFLSDNQQQLPTETTMVMAQRLGMILELEKATIGYILHTISSQNAEYRWGINLSKLILTDPDFCSWLTQLLLTYPNLKSRVVFELEEEILDMHLSNARKLFEVLRRNSCHTAIADFGNGIGSFKLFKELKPNYVKISSDLVQALESDKANQQFVSMLVEVSHRLGCQVIAQGVETLEQKQLLESMYVDSLQGYLISRPELIA; encoded by the coding sequence ATGAAAGGCCTTAGAACATTTTTTGTTGTAAATGCTTTTTTATTTATCGCGCTATGGATTGCGCTGGTGGGCGTGCACGTACAGTTGTTTAAACTGGATTTAGCGCGTGAAAACCAACAGATCAATACCCTGCTCTCTTTGCAGTTAACTGAAGTAGGCCAGCTCAATCAAGATTACTTAGCCACTTTACGTGACCAACACCAACTTAGTTTTATATCTACCCAGTTAGCCGTAGATAATACCCTGGCTTTAGTTGGTGCTACTCAACATTGGTTAGTTGACTTAGCTGAACCGAGTAAAACAGCCATGCAAACCATTGCTGTTGATAAATTCCAAGTAAACTTTAAGCCTTCTTTTGAATTTGTCAGCGATGGCTATTTGCGTTTGTATCTCACCATAGCCGCGCTTTGTGCCATGGGCTATTTACTTACCAGCCTTCTATATATACGTGCTATGTCACGTGTTAAGAGCAAACTGAAAAAATTAGTAAACGCTGATCGCTTAGTGGACGAAAAACCGGTACTTGGCGCTGTAGGCGAGTTAATCAAAGATCAAAAACAGCAGTTTACTCAGCAAATCCGCCAACAAAAACACGCCATTCAACAACTTGAAAAGCAAGTAGCTTTAGACCCATTAACCGGTCAATTTAATCGACACTCTTTCCGTCAAAAAATGCAGGAAATGTTAAAAACAACACCTAAAGATACGGTGTTGTTTTTAGTAAGAGCCTCGCAGCTTGAAGAAATAAACAAAGCGCGTGGCCACCAAGCGGGTGATGATTACATTAGAGATATCGCCAAGATAATCGATGTAAACCGTAAAGATTACTCGTCTAGTTCGTTATTTAGATTATTAGGAGCAGAGTTCGCTCTAATATTGCCTAAGTTTCCTGCCAGCAGAGTCAGCCAAATAGCTCAGGCTTTAAAAAGCTCTTTAAATGAATACAGTAATGGTAAGCAAATGCAAAGCGCCGCGTATACCGGTGTAACCGAACTTAAAAGCGGTGACTCTATAGAACGAGTGATTGCTCGTGCCGATGCCGCATTAGCTATCGCTCAAAGCTTATCTCCCAACGGCTGGGAAATAGTGCTCGAAGATGATGAAACATTAGAAAGTAGCGAACTACAGTGGCACTCAACCATTAGTTCGCTGATTAACAAAAGTAACTTCCGACTAGCCTCCCAAGCCATCCAATCGCTGCATCGTACAATGCCTGCGTACCATGAAGTCTTTATTCGGTTTTTAAGTGACAATCAGCAGCAGCTACCTACAGAAACTACCATGGTAATGGCACAGCGCCTGGGCATGATATTAGAGCTTGAAAAGGCAACTATCGGCTACATTCTTCATACCATCTCTAGCCAAAATGCTGAATATCGCTGGGGAATAAATCTAAGCAAGCTTATCTTAACCGACCCTGACTTTTGTTCTTGGCTAACACAGTTGCTACTCACCTACCCTAATTTAAAATCTCGGGTCGTTTTTGAGTTAGAAGAAGAAATATTAGATATGCACTTAAGCAACGCTAGAAAACTGTTCGAAGTGCTTCGCCGGAACAGCTGCCACACTGCCATTGCTGATTTTGGTAACGGTATTGGTTCGTTTAAGTTATTTAAAGAACTTAAACCTAACTACGTAAAGATCAGCAGTGATTTAGTGCAGGCTCTTGAAAGTGATAAAGCCAATCAACAATTTGTAAGTATGTTGGTAGAAGTATCACATCGACTTGGTTGCCAAGTTATTGCTCAAGGTGTTGAAACCTTAGAGCAAAAACAACTGCTTGAATCGATGTATGTAGACAGCTTGCAGGGCTACTTAATATCTCGCCCCGAGCTTATTGCTTAA
- a CDS encoding ElyC/SanA/YdcF family protein translates to MDLSLGFIVKKWLGSLLMPLNISLFFLLLSFYFGITKRPYRAAATLVPALAILLVTSNPWWVNQQLLKNERELLAPSQLVDSFDFVVVLGGGHISDPMLSPTEQLSRSSFARITKGIELSLVNPQSRLIVSGYGGSDPNSNAELMEKVARQANIPPANIITIPKAKDTEQEAAVIATYIGQRPTALVTSATHMKRALQHFNKYSSNISPVPTDYLGKEVQGEQRLYEFLPDARFIHRHDALWHEKLGIWWQKIRTYFS, encoded by the coding sequence ATGGATTTAAGTTTAGGTTTTATCGTAAAAAAATGGCTAGGCTCGCTGCTTATGCCGCTTAACATTTCGCTGTTCTTTTTGTTGCTCTCTTTTTATTTTGGCATAACAAAACGTCCCTACCGTGCTGCAGCGACTCTAGTACCTGCATTGGCAATTTTGTTAGTTACCAGTAACCCTTGGTGGGTTAACCAACAATTGCTTAAAAATGAGCGCGAGCTATTGGCACCAAGCCAGCTGGTTGATAGTTTTGATTTTGTGGTGGTTTTAGGCGGTGGCCATATTAGTGATCCAATGCTTTCGCCTACAGAGCAGCTTAGTCGTTCTTCTTTTGCGCGAATTACTAAAGGTATTGAGTTAAGTTTGGTTAATCCGCAAAGCCGCTTAATTGTGTCTGGCTACGGCGGTAGCGATCCCAACAGCAATGCAGAGCTTATGGAGAAAGTAGCGCGACAAGCCAATATTCCCCCAGCGAATATTATTACCATTCCAAAAGCCAAAGATACTGAACAAGAAGCGGCGGTCATCGCTACATATATAGGACAGCGCCCTACCGCATTAGTGACTAGCGCAACCCACATGAAGCGCGCTTTACAGCATTTTAATAAGTACTCAAGCAATATAAGCCCGGTGCCTACCGATTATTTAGGCAAAGAAGTTCAAGGAGAACAACGACTTTATGAGTTTTTGCCTGACGCTCGCTTTATCCACCGACATGATGCTTTGTGGCATGAAAAACTGGGCATTTGGTGGCAAAAAATACGTACTTATTTTTCTTAA
- a CDS encoding GGDEF domain-containing protein, whose translation MESRLTSQNILPPVIILSIASALLIWHSSLSASTHDIIYWMPYGLAAITAMLALQFNRRQLIAVVIVNTFSYWLIASYLQQPLSIPEAKFAFTAVCLFIPINLVLNQFINENGSTTPRALTIYGFLLVQMAGISLALNFFVADTAEFITEWFEPRPREGLVMSLAALGLSAVCIVAAFFRWAYKSTSLTIGLFFSFIASLFPLMFLDREAISSVFFTASMLIMLYAGFRASHELAYRDELTGLLGRRMLFEKLAGMSKNYSLAMVDIDHFKKFNDTYGHDVGDDVLAMVASKLDQIEGGGQVFRYGGEEFTVLFRGKKLDHAIAFLDDIRDIISETPFAIRDKTSREKGDKTTRNEEAKPKNTVQITVSIGVAEKAGHHASAEEVIKEADNALYKAKNKGRNIVVG comes from the coding sequence ATGGAAAGTAGACTCACTAGCCAAAACATACTGCCTCCTGTAATCATCTTATCGATCGCGAGTGCACTGCTTATTTGGCATTCATCATTATCGGCAAGTACTCATGACATTATTTACTGGATGCCTTATGGCTTAGCAGCAATTACTGCAATGTTGGCACTGCAGTTTAACCGCCGACAATTAATCGCGGTGGTGATTGTAAACACCTTTAGCTACTGGCTCATCGCCAGTTATCTACAGCAACCGTTAAGTATCCCAGAAGCAAAGTTTGCCTTTACTGCTGTATGTTTATTTATCCCGATTAACTTAGTGTTAAACCAGTTCATCAATGAAAATGGCAGTACCACGCCTCGCGCACTAACTATTTATGGATTTTTGTTAGTACAAATGGCCGGCATCTCGCTAGCGCTAAACTTTTTTGTTGCTGACACCGCTGAGTTTATTACTGAATGGTTTGAACCTAGGCCTAGAGAAGGCTTGGTGATGAGCTTAGCTGCATTGGGTTTGTCTGCTGTTTGTATTGTTGCTGCATTTTTTCGCTGGGCATATAAATCTACCAGTTTAACCATTGGTTTATTTTTTAGCTTTATCGCGAGTTTATTCCCATTGATGTTTTTAGATCGTGAAGCTATCTCTTCGGTATTTTTCACGGCTTCAATGCTAATCATGCTTTATGCCGGGTTTAGGGCGTCTCATGAGTTGGCTTACCGTGATGAGTTGACTGGATTACTTGGTAGGCGAATGTTATTTGAGAAGCTCGCTGGCATGTCTAAAAACTACAGTTTAGCGATGGTAGACATTGATCATTTTAAAAAGTTTAACGACACCTATGGCCACGATGTTGGAGATGACGTTTTAGCTATGGTGGCATCTAAACTTGATCAGATTGAAGGCGGCGGCCAAGTTTTCCGCTACGGCGGCGAAGAATTCACTGTGCTGTTTAGAGGTAAAAAGCTCGACCACGCCATCGCCTTTTTAGACGATATTCGCGATATTATTTCTGAAACTCCCTTTGCAATTAGGGATAAAACCAGCCGTGAAAAAGGTGATAAAACCACCCGAAACGAGGAAGCTAAACCCAAAAATACAGTACAAATTACTGTGAGCATAGGCGTAGCCGAAAAGGCCGGTCATCACGCTAGCGCGGAAGAAGTCATTAAAGAAGCAGATAACGCGCTTTATAAGGCGAAGAACAAAGGTAGGAATATCGTTGTTGGTTAA